A region of the Saccharomyces eubayanus strain FM1318 chromosome V, whole genome shotgun sequence genome:
CACGCAACAAGAGGAGTATCGTGATCCGCTATATACTCCGAGATACACCAACGTGTGGTAAAATTGCCGCAGCATTGAACGTCCGCAGCGCTGTTTTGCTCCAGGCGGTGGATGTCGCCCCTTAACTTCCGTACGTTGTCAGACATTCTTCCGtggagaaaataaagatgtgCCTTCTTTGTTCTGGGATTTTCAATTCCTTCTGGCACTGAATTCCGTGAGACGCTTAAAACAAGGTTGCGAAGTAGACGTTTTTAGGTCTGCCCGCCGCGTGATAGCGGTAGGCGGGGGTGGAAATGTCCAAAACAGCGGCCATGAAGCAGCAAATCTTCGTTTGCTGACCACCGTGTCGTTGCTACTTGCGCTCGCTCGCTCTTACGCTTCTGAGGAAAAGCAGCCAAAAACGAGCATTTTCCTTTGCGGGCTTTGATTTGTGCCCGCCAGCGCTGACAGATGGAAGAGTTCGGCGAACCTGGTCAGCATTGGCGGCGACGATAACAAGATGTCTCGAGTGGGGGCGTGGATCTTGAGGCCTCGCCTACCGGACACGTATGCACTATGTTGTTATAAAAGCTCTAAACTTACGTAAGCGTATTAATaattaatatatatgtttatatGTATGCACGTATTTACAAATTTGGTACATGTGTGGTTTTTCACGGGAAATAGTAAGGAAGCTGTAAACAGCATGGCTTTCGGCGTCTTTGTGCTGTGCAGCTTCTCGAAAAAGGTTCATCTGGTTTTTCAgccttgatttttttttttttttgttgtccGCACATCATTTATGTATTTTTAGCCACCTGCAGTCTTTTATTTGGCAAATCTGGCTTAGATCGTTTTTGTGAAAGCTTAATTTTCACCTTAAAATCGATTGGATCTTAGATACGCAGTCGAGAACAGCGGGTAAAGTGGACAACTGCCCTTTCGCAATTGTAACACCCTATACCAGATCTATATTTTCACTGGTCCTGGTCTACATATAGATAGATGTCCAAGaataatttcttgaaagacGTTTCCGCCTTACCAGACGACGTACTcatagaaaatgaaagaggCATAACGTTGCTTGGCTACCCAGTGTTTTCCCCCAAGATCCTGGTGCCACCGTTTGACCCGCCTCAGTTTCAAAGACTAAACACGGAAAACGGCTCGCTAATTCCCCTGTCAAAAAACACCATATCTAATTTCACCGAACTGTACCCTATTGATCTGGCCACCGAGCGCGTTGCAGGCAATGGCAATTCACAGCAGACAAAATGGTTTGTTCTGATGGATTTCGATGAAAGATATGACAGCGATGATCAAGGTTGGTGCTACAGCTGGAACTTTAACAATTCCAGGTGGAAATCTAAAAATGGGTTGGTTAGAAGAAGAGTCTGGGTGAGAATATCCGCTGCCAGTCATTCACTAGACTAAAGATATCTTACACTGTTATTTAATTTAATTAAATAAgtacaaaataaaaaaaatgcgttCATTATGCAAAGTGTTTTCTACCAAACTTCTATTGAGAAGCTAAAGTGTGTGTCTTGTTGGCTCCAACCCGCCAGGTTAAGTAGAATGTtattaatgatatattAGTATTGGCGTTGTAAACCTTTTTCACGATCCAGACGACCCAAACTGTGAAGCCCATTCTTCATACTTCACCAACCCATCCTGGGACACGGACGGCTTGATATACTGCAAACTGCTCTTGAAGTCCACCAGACCTATAGGTCTTATCATATCTCTATCTGTCTCCAATAATTTATCCCCAAGATCTCGCAGTGGGCCCATAGCTGCATCCTTAGCTAAAGATGTTATATCGCTTCCTGAAAACCCCTCAGTGATCTTTACCAATTCGTCAAAATCTAAGTCAGTAAGCGTGTGCTTTTGATATGACAGcagcttcttcaattggaCGTATCTCGTCTGGTCCTCTGGCAACGGAATATATTGTCTTCTTacaaatcttcttcttgctgCTTCGTCAATTGACCATGGCAAGTTTGTCGCGGCAAGTACCAGGACCCTTGTatcatcttcgtcgttattgttattggaGCCAGTGCCCTCATTCTTGTTTGAACCAGCTGCTGCACTCGACAATGATGACCACTGAACAAGAAACTCGTTTTTGATCCTACGACTCGActcattttcgttttcgttaTTTCTGCTACCCATGATAGAATCGATTTCGTCCACAAATACAATAGAGGGCGATAGTTTCTTAGCAATAGCAAACAATGCTCTTACTagtttttcactttcaCCTAAATACTTGGATGTCAAACTGGAAGCgctaattgaaaaaaaggtggAGCGAGATTCCGTGGCTACAGCTCTTGCCAGCATCGTTTTACCTGTACCGGGTGGACCAAATAAAAGCATCCCCCTGACTGGTTCACGTAGCCCTCTGAACAAATCGGGTCTCAAAAATGGATAGACAACCGCTTCTTTTAGAGAGTACTTGGCGCTTTCTAATCCCGCAATATCGTCCCAATGGACTTCATCTCCATGGACCACAATTTCAGCAAAAATTTGCTTCGCGGCTTGTTTATCTACACCTTGCAAGCTGTCAAtaatttcatcttccagAATTTCTCTAAGAGCCTTTTTGTCTACTTCTGAATCTTCGTTCCCCTCGGTCAAGGGAGTTGCGTTTCCAGTGGTCAATTCTGACTTAGTGGAATCTGCTTTAGCGGGATCTACTTTAGATGATTCTGTCTTTTTTGGTGCTGATACTTGTCGATTTACTTTATTGACGGATGtgtttgaagttttcattAGCTTCTTATTTGAAGACGTGCTCTGCGAAGACGCTTTCGGATTAATCGCGGGTCTAGATGGATGAATGCtggttttcttcaaactgGAAACCGAAGACTTAGTGGTCTTTGATTTCAGAACGGGACGAGTCTTTTTCACGGTGTTGTTTGTCAAATTATTCACAACTTTTCTGTTGCCTAATACTTTCTTGGCAGCCATTGCTGCCGTTCTGGGTTTTTGAAGTGTTGGTTTCGAAGCtgtcaaagaagaagtggGAGATGATGTGGCGGATTTTGCGGTGGACGTTGAGttatttttggattttgCGACACAAGTTGGCGTTGATTTAGCGATAAGAGTTGGGGTTGATTTAGTACTCTTCAGAGATGTTGCATTACTagttttcatcaattttgAGATTTGGGGATGCTTAGTCTTTGACGGATTCATAGTGCCATAAGATTCTAAATTATACTCCTTTATCGTACCCGTGCTAGATGCCCTGTTAGTGCTTGATGGAGGAGGTGGGGGCAACAAAGGCAGTGCGGGAGCCGTATTTGGTAAAGACCGTAAGGAGGATTCGGGAACATGACCTGACGATTCCGTACTCTTGTTACTAGATAGGGAAGAGGTGACAGATAAGTCGGACATTGGTTGTTGGATTCCATCCAAACTCCTTAGGGTTTCTATGCGTTGTcgttgttcttcttcatcaatctCGGAGTAATTGTCATAATAATCCGAGACATCGAATTCAAACTCTTCgctctcttcttcatcaaatacGCTGTGCTCCTCTATTCCAGCCTCATAGTCATCCTCGTCATCCTCGTCATTGGTTAAATCTATTAGTATTGGCTCTGATGCATATTTCTCTGAGTATACTCccgtttctttcttgaGTGGGCGATCGTGGTGCTCGACGGCTTTTTTATATTGTTTGGTAGCGGTATTCGATAAGGGCTTGGAAGGCACAAAATTTACTCTAACACTCTCCGTTTCTTCTACGGGTTTCGGAGatatattgttattatgGGCTGGTAATGATGGGTTAGAGTATGCCTTTTTGTAGCCGTATGCACTCCTATCTCGCaatgtcttcatcattctTCCAGGAACCATATGAAAGGCAGAGGGTGGTTCTGTGGTTCTTGTGAAGGAGGAACTACGATGTGTGTTCTGTGTTTTGGAAGACGGTACGTCTTTCCTGACAGGTTCTTCCCGAACCAACTTTTGGACTCTTTCTAGATGCATAACACTCTTATGATACAATTCTCTAATCCCATTTTGTAGACTGAGCTCATCCTTCGTGTACGTTTGGATACTCGGATAGTTATGTTCTATCAATGTCAGTTTGAAAAGCACGTCAGTTGTCAAGGCCTTCCAGCCTTGTAGTGCGTCTTTATATcgctttttctcttctaagttcaaaaaatatattgttTCATTAGCGATTCTACTATAAAGTTCGGTGAAGTCAGTTAAAGGTTGCTGAGGTCTTTTGCGTATTTTCGTTAGTCGCGTTAGAATGTGGTGGCCTCTTTGTGACTCCATAGCGTCACGGTACAATATGGTATATTCCTGGTAAATGGATCAATAAGacacgaaaaaaaaattgatttctGCTCTATTAAGCGCTAATTATGCCaaaattataaataaaatactgCGATCCTAATTATCGCCAactattcaaagaaaaaatctatCCAATACGTATGGAAAATCTTGAGGAGTTGTACTGCTGCTTCAGCCTCTTATTGACCGtgaatcaattttttttattgttccTGATCGTATTTTTCTCCGCGAATCTCGGCTAAAGATGCTTGGGTTGGCTATTTTTGTTAGAAGCTCGATACAGTAACAGAAAAATATGTCAAAACACTACACTTTCAAAAGTCGAGGGCAGGAGGCAAACATTTGCACGCCCACAAACACGAGTAGATTGATTAAgctgatattttttttatgtatatTCTACTACActatatatgaaaaatacatGAAGCCTTGCTAGTTTCTAGGGGCTCATCTGATCACACTGTGTTTCTTGTGTTCCTTCTCTTGTTCACCAAGAATCAACTCTTCAAACACCCTGGCTTCCTCGGCTTCCTCTGGTGATCTTCTGGCGCCGGCAAACTTGTTAGCGATGAATAGCATTGCCTTTGCCTTTGCGAGACGCTCCTTAGAAGACACTCTTCTATCATTTAGGATTTGATTACAAACGtcttttagttttctttcaagttcGAATTTGGACATGGCCCACATGACACCTAGAGCCTTACCGGCCAGTGTGGATTCAAATTTGGCACGTTCGTATTGGTCAAGCTCATCCGGATTAACTTCGTTCATCTTTTCCATGGCTTTTTGGGCTTCCAGTCCTGTTGATAACAAATTGTATGCTGATTTGACAGATCTGGCATTGTCTCGAGTACCTGTGAAAAGCTTGGAAAACCCGTAAGTCTTCTTGGACATGATAAAATTATTTGCCTTGGTCTTGTAAACCCTGGCCAACAAGTACAACAACTCTAAACCAAAACTTTCTAGTTTCAACTcctcaatttcttgatcCAGTTTCCTTGTAAATTCCTCCAAGTTGTTAGCCTTGACGGCGATTAAATACCTGGTAATTTTTTCGTTCAGTTTCTCAGCTAATTCATCGACTTGCTTCATCATATCTTCacgtcttttcttttccatttccaaaagtttctttctttgctcTCTGGATAGTCTATCCTTCCTTAGGTGTTCAGCCCTATTGCCATCGTGTCTAATCATACCACCATCGGAGGTCTCGCCTCCCTTGTCGGTATCAGTAGCAGCAGTGCCCTCCTCGCCTTCCTTCTCAAACATTTCTGTGGCCTCGCCCAGCTCCTTaaataaagagaattcCCCAATCCAATCTTTAAAACCATCACCCCCGAATATCGCAGTGAAGTATTCAGAAGCGTCCTCAAACCCTTGCTGTGGAACTGCATCCTCCTTACCGAATTCGTCGTACTTGGAGCGGAGCCCTTGATCACTCAAGACTTGGTATGCTTCACCCACCGCTTGGAACTTCGCCTGAGCATCCGGATCGTCTGGATGCTTATCCGGATGCGTTTCCATGGCCTTCCTACGGTAGGCctttttaatttctgtAGCTGTAGCCTCAGGTTTGATACCTaaaatatcataatacTCTGTTTCCTTTACCATAGTTTCTCTCTTGCTCTCTCTCGAATTGACGTGTTTTGTATGATGGACTTAGTGATGAACCGAATTGTTCTCTTCTATCGTAACGCAATGAAAAGTGGTAGCCGTTACGAACTGGGGATGCGAATGAGTTGCCACTAACATAGTGTATTGTCCCTGTGGTCCCTGGCACCATTCACCATTGAAATTTGCGTTTTCCGCCGACCCTTCTCGCGGCCGGCGAAACACCGTAGTGACACTCCTTAAGCTGTAACTAAGCAACAAACCAGCCTTCTGTAGGCTGGTATCCTATTCATTTTAACGACATTTTAGTCGAAATTTCTGTCCTGCATACTCTATTTCACTTTGAATTATGGGATTGAAAATCTGCTACGTGATACTTACGGCTCAGGTGTACTTCTTTATGTAAATCTAATGACCGGTAGTTCCGTTAGCTATGGGTAATGCTAAGAAAGTGCCATAAAATAAACATTCCGCCTCACACTCATGTGCTTAGATCTACATATGCATCTACTGGGAATTGAACTAGCCATATCATCTTATTAATAAAGGGTGCCGCCAGAACGCGCTAACAGGGAATGGATGCGagagaagaagattcaAGATGCATCGCCTCTCGATCATTGACATGTATTTGTATATTCATGGGTTCAAACCCTGcttgtatttttcattcattgatcatGTATTGTTTGTGTATCGTTTAGTTCGGTTTGCGTAACGGCGTTTTATAGTAATTCATAGGCGCTTAACATCTAGCATCAGAAGACCCAATCGATCGAATGACACATCCAAAGTAAACTACTGCATAAAAACCATTAATAGGACAAATTTCTATACTAGGGAATCTTCAAGCAGCCAGCGGCATTTGAGCAGGTTATTTCAAATAGCGAATCATACTTTCGCTAACAGGTCAATGTACTATGTCGAGCAGTCTAAAACAATCTGTACTAGTTTATTTGTCACCaattagttagtttagGAGGTAGCAGTAATTAATCATAAGCAGTTCTAtcatattatataagagaggtataaAAAACAGATGCTGATTAGTTTAGTGAAACCGAACTGctcatatataaatataaattaaattttcatatattttttcttcatacTTTATTAATGAGTTAACAAGTATAACTCATCTTCGTATATGCTAGTTCCTGGTCAATTAATAAATCCttaatcttatcttcactaaTTTCCAGATTGGTTATTTGTATCgtgatgaaaaaatgattatTAATAGTAATGttattattcttgtttcagATCTTTTATCATACATGAATTGATGTGTGTCTGAAGACATCTATTCCAACAATTAGTCTAGATATATAtgacaaaaggaaaaacaaacctTTCAGCTCTGAACGTTAGATTTCCTATTGTTATGAAATTTATAGTTGTTCTGGTCCTATAGTGTAGTGGTTATCACTTTCGGTTTTGATCCGGACAACCCCGGTTCGAATCCGGGTAGGacctcatttttttatttcagaGCAAATAACTCATAAGAGTGTTTACACACTGTTCATTCACCAGATACCCGTGCATCTGTAAATCAAGAAACGGATGTCAACGCAGTCCGCCAAGGTCTGACGACGACGGCATGTATCTTAATACGCAATGGCTTTATTGGAGACACACCCGCTTTCCGGGTAACAGTGGCTGGCTATTATCGTTCATTTATAAGCAACGGAGAAAAATGATTACCAAATTGATATAGCTATATCGTATCTGGCACTGAACAAGTGAGTCACAAGCGGAGTCTGGATATTAATCTGTTTGGTTATTTGTCACAGCAGTATAAAGAATTCAAATCACCTTCTGAGAAATGCCTGGCGTTACAGCTCCAACAAGAGGACAAGTGTTGTCGTTATACAAACAATTTATCAAGAATTCCAACCAGTTCAATAATTACAACTTTAGACAGTACTTTCTTAGAAGAACAAGGGACACTTTCAGGGAAAATGTGAACCAAAAAGATCCGAAAGTGCTAATGAATCTATTCAAGGACGCGAAGAACGAATTGGGTGTCTTGAAAAGACAGTCAGTCATTTCCCAAATGTATACCTTCGATAGACTGGTTGTGGAACCGTTGAAAGGAAGGAAACACTAAAACATGGCTTAAATAGAGTCATTGCATGTAAGGAGAAAAAGTATccagtctttttttttctctcttttgcCAGGAAAGTCATATACCTACATCCTAAAAAGGCGTGACCGCCCTCCAATGTGGCGGATACTAGATGATATTCGTAATTTCCAACCGCCACTCAGCATGGTTCAAGCCCTGCTTGAGGTGATCGCGTAGTTTATTTATCTAATACTAATAGCATTTTTGATAGCAgggtttatttttctttcattttagTTTGCAACGTCATTGAGGTCATGAAAGGAAAGTTTATAGCTTGTATATAACATTAATATTAAAACCTAAACGTTCTCAAATGTGATTATGGAGTGTACTATTTTAAAACAGGACGGCAAGCTATGAAACCCACAGATTTACAGGGCCATGTGTTACGTTTGATTAAGTGCATACAAAATAACACGAGCCAGCCAAACTACATTCGACGTTCGCTTTCTGTATTGTTTTTGTGCATACCACCTTCTCACACCTTCGTTATGTGCGTTATAGTTgtaccttcttttttcggACCATTCCATCGGATATACTGCATACgtaaagtgaaaaaaaattttgccCATATATCAGTTTATCACTCGGAAATAGATTTTTCAGCTGACTACACTGAAGAGTCtgctttttcctttttacaATTGTTTAAtaatcttttgtttttcattcACGATTCCAAGATTGCTCAAAGGCTCAAAACCACAATATAAAGCTAAAATATaatgaagagaaagaacgCTGAAGGTAAAGGATCGAACGAGAAGGATACCAAGCAAATTTcacttgaagaagataaaattaAGGGTTTGTttaattcaaaaatctgGGACAAATCCTTCCAAGATGGCttaaaaaaggaaattgaagacGCCCAACCATACAACTGGGGTACCATCCATGAGTTAGTCAACGATGACCTTCTACGTGCGGTCCGTAAAGAGATCGAAACTGAGATTCATTTCACTAAGAAGGAAACTGACATTTATAGAGTCAACCAGAGTGGTGACTTGGCTAACTTGTCCGGTTTGGACTGGAACGACTTGTCACGTTTGCCAAATTTGTTTAAGCTACGTCAAATCTTATACTCCAAGCAATATAGAGATTTTTTCGGTTACGTTACCAAAGCTGGTAAGTTATCTGGTTCTAAGACCGACATGAGTGTTAACACTTACACAAAGGGTTGTCACCTGTTAACCCACGACGATGTCATTGGTTCTAGAAGAATCAGTTTCATTTTGTATTTACCAGATCCTGatagaaaatggaaatcCCACTATGGAGGTGGCTTAAGACTTTTCCCCAGTATTTTACCAAACGTTCCTCATTCTGATCCATCTGCCAAGCTAGTCCCACAATTCAACCAAATTGCTTTCTTCAAGGTCTTGCCAGGTTTCTCCTTCCACGATGTCGAAGAAGTCAGAGTCGACAAGCACAGATTGTCTATCCAAGGTTGGTACCATATTCCACAAGTCGGTGAAGAAGGGCACATCCCgggtgaagaagaagcatgGGTACGTAATAACACCTCCACTTTGGCACAAATCGAATCCAATGTCTTGGAAGATTTTGAGTTTCCAAAGGATGAAAGAGATATCTTGCCATTCCATGAAGTTAagcattttgaaaaaatgttgaAGAGCGATGCTGCAAACGAAAACAATACTCCTAAGGAAGCTATGACCAGTATAATTTCTGATTCTCTCCAGTTATCTGAAACTGAATTCACCTATCTATCCCAGTATATTTCTCCTGAACACTTGAACCCAGAAGgcattgaaaaactacaaaagaAGTTTGTTGAGAATTCTTCTTTACAAATCGAGGCTTTTCTGAACGATAGCAAATCtgaattattgaagaaagttATCAAACAAAAGGAATTGGAGCAAGAATGCCCTTACCATTCAAAGGACGTGAAGACGCCGTGGAAGACGGCTATTCCTCCACACAAAGCCCGTTATCTGTACATTGATGGTAAGGARTACCGTAATTTCCAAACAGAAGCAGACATTTTTAAGGCGTTAAACAACGATGATTTGGCAAACTTCCAATTCACCAAGGATACCATCAAGGTAATTGCCGATGCTTCTGGTAACAGTAAGGAAAGCAACTTTGATGCTGAGCTAGCGTTGATTGACTTGGCCATCTTCCACAAGAGCACCATTTTCAAGAAGTATTTAGCCTTGCTGACTTCTTTGTGCCCAGTCAGTGAACAAGTCCTCATCAGAAGATTCAGACCTGGTATGGATTTCACATTAGCCACCAAGTGCCGTTTCAATGAACTTTTGAAGGGTAATCCAGATATCTTGGATGCTGTTTTGGAAGGTACTTTATGTTTGACCCCTTCTCCTGGTTGGGAATCAGGAGAACTTGGCGGTTATGAATTGTACATGatggatgatgatgaagataataaGCAATACCTAAAGGAGGACGTTGAAGATGCTTCAGTGTATCGTGCAGATGACAGTGGTGACTCTGTTCTGATTAACGATCCACCTGCTTGGAACACTTTCAACTTGGTCCTGAGAGATGAAAGTGTTTTGGAATTTGTTAAGTACGTTAGCTGGAGTGCCAAATCTAGTAGATGGGATGTCAAAATGAAATGGGATGTCAAAGCCtgtgatgaagatgaagaaaatgaagaagccTAAGGCTGGTGACCCACCTTTTGGGCTGGAGACAGCTCAATGTATTTCATTATAGAGTTGTATAGTAATTGTATAAAACAAATTGTTTGAAAAACCTTCTTAGTACTGTTAAACCCTTTTATTGGGGTGAAAATCGTCCTTTCCTTTGTATACTTGGCAAAGCGTATTCAACATTCTATTTGAATTGAATATTAAAAACttgatttgttttcacGTTTACATATTGCATATTTACAGACATGAACTACAAAAAACGAAGGATGAAGAACTATTTATAGTCTTGATTCTTTCCGAGCGGAAAGACGTCGTATTGTTGCACCTCACATTAAGCCTATTGCCTGGCATCTTCTTATAGCTTTTGATAGCCTTCTTTGATTCTTGGCCGATAAGCCTGTGGTATCTCTATGCTGGATTCTTCCTGTGGTGGTGAcatattttgaaagaattctTGGTCTTGCATAGAACTCTAAGGGATTCACGCCACTTTTCATTATATCATTTCTATTTGCGTTCTTGCTTGCCTGATATTTTCTGTCTAAATGAATCCGACCCatagaaaaatcaaacggATCGTAGATAGTACCTTTGGGGAGCTTTTTGGACAATGACTggtcaatttttttggtttgtgCGGTTCTACTTACTTCAATATCCacacttttcttttctttcactcCGAAGTTGTACAAGGTACGTTTGGATGAACAATTTGCTACCTTCTTGATGAAAGGTAACATTacattttgaattttagTACCTGTAATTACATTCATCTTGACCACTCTCGACTCGTTTGGGGATCTTTAAATTCCGGTTGAATATCTTCACCATTGCAGTTTGTCAACTATATAGCTTTAAGCGTATTATGGTGATTTTTCCCAATATTGTGACAGTAAAGGTTACCCAGTGCCaattgaaaagagcaaaagaGTTAACGAAGAGTAGAATGGCTATAAAAGGCTGAAGGTAATATATATTACAGGAATATGTACAATTGTACCACTATGCAGGATTCTAATATATGCACACATTGCgaacttgaagaaaatccaaatgCATTGCTCTGGGTGAAATGTGATAGTTGTCCGCAGTGGGTACATGTGAAATGTGTGCCTTTGAAGCGCATCCACTATTCAGATATTCCAAGTACCCCAGTTTCCTCTTATCCGAATTCATCGAAGGAGATCAAGAGCTACCGCTGTGTCAACCATTATGAAGAGGAGTTTCTTGCTATATTTCCTCGCGGCCTTCCAAATGGAAAGCGACAAAGAGATCGTGgggaaaatgaagatagcAATCATATCAGCAAGCGATATAATTTtaggaagaaaaaggataTTGACTACATTGCTCTGAATGAGGGCGAAgcaaaaagagagaaaatgaTCCATCCTCATAAAGACACCTTTTTaagatgttttgaaaagtggGAAAATAAGTCGAATATTATCAATGCCGCCAAATTTGCTGCTACATTCAATGATATAAGGGAGCCATACAAAATAAGCGATCCTTGGAGTAGCGGTGTGCAAGTGCCGAAAATGGAGACAAACAACGGAGTTTTAACCGTTAATGATATTACGGAAATTATAGGGGAGGATTATCGTGTTGATGTGATGGATGTTCAAACGCAAATGAATGAGACCTGGACTCTGGGTTCTTGGAATAGATATTTTACTCAAACTGAACCAGGTAATAGAGATCGAATAAGAAACGTTATATCATTGGAGGTCTCCAACGTCAAGGCTTTAGAACTTGAGAGGCCCACATCAGTGAAACAGAATGATCTTGTCGATCAAATTTGGAATTGGAACGAGGATCTCGGGAAAGtcaatgatgaagaagcagaagagGATAATCCAAGACCAAAAGTAACCAAGTATATCTTAATGTCCGTAAAGGACGCCTACACGGACTTTCATTTGGATTTCGCCGGCACATCAGTTTATTATAACGTCATCTCTGGACAGAAGAAGTTTTTGCTATTTCCTCCTACTCAATCAAATGTAGATAAGTATGTCGAATGGTCTTTGAAGGAATACCAAAACAGCTTTTTTCTAGGCAATGTTCTTGAGGATGGTTTTGCAATGGAATTGAATGCTGGTGATTTGTTTATGATCCCGTCCGGATACATTCATGCAGTTTATACACCAGCAGATTCTCTGGTATTTGGGGGTAATTTCCTAGCAATGCGTGATCTAGAGACTCATTTTAGAATTgtggaaattgaaaaattgacaAAGGTTCCCAAAAGATTTACCTTTCCCAAATTTGATCAAGTTATAGGTAAATTATGTGAGTATATTGTGCTTTctaaaaataagaagacTGTTGGTGGGAGAGATACGGATTTGATAGCCGAGGTCAGTAACTCCACAATTGAGTTACTATATGGATACCTTATAAAACCTGGAGTGAAG
Encoded here:
- the JHD1 gene encoding [Histone H3]-lysine-36 demethylase; the protein is MYNCTTMQDSNICTHCELEENPNALLWVKCDSCPQWVHVKCVPLKRIHYSDIPSTPVSSYPNSSKEIKSYRCVNHYEEEFLAIFPRGLPNGKRQRDRGENEDSNHISKRYNFRKKKDIDYIALNEGEAKREKMIHPHKDTFLRCFEKWENKSNIINAAKFAATFNDIREPYKISDPWSSGVQVPKMETNNGVLTVNDITEIIGEDYRVDVMDVQTQMNETWTLGSWNRYFTQTEPGNRDRIRNVISLEVSNVKALELERPTSVKQNDLVDQIWNWNEDLGKVNDEEAEEDNPRPKVTKYILMSVKDAYTDFHLDFAGTSVYYNVISGQKKFLLFPPTQSNVDKYVEWSLKEYQNSFFLGNVLEDGFAMELNAGDLFMIPSGYIHAVYTPADSLVFGGNFLAMRDLETHFRIVEIEKLTKVPKRFTFPKFDQVIGKLCEYIVLSKNKKTVGGRDTDLIAEVSNSTIELLYGYLIKPGVKYKPLSFASRNYLVKALADLVT